The following is a genomic window from Crossiella equi.
GAGGTGCGCCTGGACGGCGAACGCCTCGCGGTGCTGCCCACGGCCGCCGACGGCCCGGCGGTGGCGGGCACGTGGCGGATCGCGCTCAACCTGGCCGACACCACGGCGGGCCCGCACAACATCGAGGTGCGCGCGGTGGGCACCAGCTGGGACACCGCGGCCGCACCCGTGTTCGTTCCGATCATGGTGGCCCAATGACGGTAGGAACATCACAGCGATAACGCGAGAACCGCCGAGATGGTCCAGCATGGTGGGCATGCCCGCACTGATCCTGGATGCCGCCCGTACGCCGTTCGGCCGCTACCGAGGTGGCCTGTCCGAGGTGCGTGTCGACGACCTGGCGACGTTGCCGATCACGGAGCTGCTGCGGCGGCACGGTCCGGACGGCAGCGGCCAGCTGGACCCGGCGCGCATCGACGACGTGATCTACGGCGACGCCAACGGGGCCGGGGAGGACAACCGCAACGTGGCGCGGATGGCCGCGCTGCTCGCGGGGCTGCCGGTGACCGTGCCCGGCGTGACCGTCAACCGGCTGTGCGCCTCCGGTGGGGAGACGTTCGTGCAGGCCCGGCGGGCCATCGTGGCCGGGGACGCGGACCTGCTGGTGGTCGGCGGTGTGGAGGGCATGAGCCGCGCGCCGTTCGTCATGCCGCGGCCGGACCGGGCCCTGCCGGACAAGATGGAGGTCGTGTCCACGGCGCTGGGCTGGCGCCTGGTCAACCCCCGCATGCGGTCGGAGTGGACCGTGCCGCTCGGCCTGGCCGCCGAGCAGGTCGCCACCGGGCTGAAGATCAGCCGCGAGGAGATGGACCTGTTCGCGCTGCGCTCGCACCGCCGGGCCGCCGCGGCCTGGGACGCCGGGGTGCACGACGGGTTCGTCTTCCCCGTGCTGGCGCCGGAGGGCCCCAAGAGCACGCAGATCGTGCGCCGGGACGAGTCGGTGCGCTCGGACACCTCGGACAAGAAGCTCGCCCAGCTCAAGTCGGCCTTCTCCGCCGACGGGCCGGTCACCGCGGGCAACTCCTCGCCCCTGTCCGACGGCGCGGTGGCCGCGCTGATCGGCACCGAGGCGGCCGCGGCCGACCTGGGCGTGGAGCCGCTCGGCGAGATCGTGGCCAGCACGGTGGCCGCTGACGAGCCGCACGAGTTCACCCTGGCGCCGGTACCGGCCATCCGCCGCCTGCTGCTGCGGCTGGGCGTGCGCGCGGAGAACGTGGACCTCTGGGAGATCAACGAGGCCTTCGCCGCGATGGCCCTGTCCGTGCTGCACCACCTGCCCGAGGTCGACCGCGAGCGGGTGAACGTGCACGGTGGAGCCATCGCCTACGGCCACCCGCTGGGCGCCTCGATGCCCCGGGTGATCGTCGACCTGTGCCGCCACCTGCGGCAACGAGGTGGCGGCCTGGGCATCGCGGCGGCCTGCGTCG
Proteins encoded in this region:
- a CDS encoding thiolase family protein, which encodes MPALILDAARTPFGRYRGGLSEVRVDDLATLPITELLRRHGPDGSGQLDPARIDDVIYGDANGAGEDNRNVARMAALLAGLPVTVPGVTVNRLCASGGETFVQARRAIVAGDADLLVVGGVEGMSRAPFVMPRPDRALPDKMEVVSTALGWRLVNPRMRSEWTVPLGLAAEQVATGLKISREEMDLFALRSHRRAAAAWDAGVHDGFVFPVLAPEGPKSTQIVRRDESVRSDTSDKKLAQLKSAFSADGPVTAGNSSPLSDGAVAALIGTEAAAADLGVEPLGEIVASTVAADEPHEFTLAPVPAIRRLLLRLGVRAENVDLWEINEAFAAMALSVLHHLPEVDRERVNVHGGAIAYGHPLGASMPRVIVDLCRHLRQRGGGLGIAAACVGVGQGVAIAVRV